aagaagaaaaaaggtATAATGGAGAAAAGTTAcatgataataatagtaaaaataaatatagtagtgataaagaaatatatgaaaaagattactacaaaaataaaaaaaaaatagatggTGATACATTgccattttataaaaattatcacaataaaaatgataaatattctgataaaaaagaaaataaatatcataATAAGGACATTAAATAtcaagaaaaagaagaatataaatattggagtttagataataaaaaagtagaaTCTAaggaagaaaatgaaaaaaataataatggaGAAAAGATAAATGAAGAAAGAGACCTTTATCATGagaaaaatagaaaaggaaaatatgtagatataaagaaatataataatgacTATCATAATTTTAGAAACAATGAAGAAGTTAGAGAAAGAAAAAGACATAATTTTAATGTTAGTTCTGATGGAAGTTATAACCCTTCTTTGAAATAtaatgttaaaaataaaaataatagacataaaaaaaatgaacataaaaattataaaaaggaGACAtatgtagaaaaaaaaaagttagaaaagaaaaatataaattatgattCTGATTATGAATATAATTCATCTTGAAATTCTAAAGATTCCTATCctcataagaaaaaaaacaaaatactCATATTACAAAAACATAATCATTAAATTCTTATTCgaattattatgaaaaaaataaaaataatgaaaattaaattaaaatttattgtttttgttctaatttgaaaaaaaaaaaaacgaaatatttaagaaagtaaaaatatttccaAAACCtatatgtaatatatatttttaattttatgaatataaaaaaataaaataaaataataaaagttaagaactgtattttttattaaattaatatacaacgatgtaaataaaaataaaaattttatttagaaactatctaaaaaattttttttttaatttgtttttaattataaatatattagaatagtttttgtattttttaaacttctttttttattagtttttttacattttaagGAAGTGTTATGCGcattgaaattattttttatttcttatctTATATAGACAactaattataaatttatatttgaaaaaaagaaaaatgaaactCGTTGCAAATTTTGtttaatatatagaaaaaaataaaaataaaatgaattttaaccatttttttatcataaaaaatattgatcAATACAACTTTTCTGAGAGAATAATTTAATGTTTgtagaattttatttttctatttttaatgggaaaatttttttttttttattttacattattattttcacataaaaaaaataataaaaaaaaagtaaatattcATTTCATTTACTTTTCTGTAATAAacctttttttctaaaaatatttcataataaCTATAGAccaaaaaagtaaaaaataactaTGATTATTTCATTGCATTTATCtactttaatattatttctaaaatatatatatatataataattttttttattaattaaactGTAATGTGTAGaaaatatcatttaaatattttttttttttttttttttttcaaactCCATTTCTTTATTCCTCTTTTctgattaaaaataaatcttaaaattataaatctgctaatattttattaaatacttATTATATGAAGACTTCATAcagaatttttaaatttatccttattaaaaatttctataaaaattaatatatatgcatacttacatgaagaagaaaaaaaaaattatagatcTCTCTTtgaaatttaattatattttctttgaTACAGATGCTATTTACTATTATCTGCAATAATTTcttatttacattttattaaattttgtcatatttttcatattactATGATCTTTAAaagttaaatttattttttttataaggaacatatatatatatatattaataaaggcaaatgatatattaaaaaaaaagtggaCAATACATACTGAACACCTTATAACCattattgaaaaattatataaactcTTTTGgtaaattttatatgaaaactttcttattataatgatcataaaaaaaaaaaaaaaaaaaggaatttattaatttaaaaaatgtatatatgatagtttaattttaagataattttttatacattttaaCCAACATTTTTTGTAAAGTTATTGAATTATacacttattaaaaaaagagggagaaaaatttaatcttaaaaaaatatttatggcAGTTTAAAAtgagaatatataaatttatatataatatttaaaaaaaaaagttaaaaatctttaaaaaataaaattaattttattatgtaatttccatatgaatgaaaaaactatatttttataacaaaatataagagcaaattattaaaaaaaaaaaaaatgtacatcataaaacaaaaaaaaaaaaagaaaattttattttaaaaaaaaagaatgtataaataaaaaaaaaaaatagaaggaATATTtgtgtttttaaaaaatatatgtttcgAAAATCCAGAagtaaattttcttttttttataaaatatgtttttaaataaaaaaaaaaaaagaattttgtatataaattcacattaaaaaaaaaaaaattaaataacatatatataaatatgtatatatgaatataaattttttaattaagattttattttttcattattcttTACATGTttgcatatttttattgtaccAGTATTTGGTATTAATcttatgcttttttttttcttcttctgaataaataataaactgAAAAAATGGATAGAAGAATTGAAGCAAGAAGAAAAgagttcaaaaaaaattgtgatgacacaagaagaaaaagagaaGATTTGGTAGTTCAAATAAGAAAACAGCAAAGAGAATGCCAATTAGAAAGTAAAAGAGCCATGATAATGGCTAATACTGGATTTGAAgataattcatataatttaaattatttaaaaactaATCAAGATGATTCAACAAATGAATCCATATGTAACACATCATCTAATAATAGTTCAAATACATTagaaatgttaaaaaaaataccaaCGTTAGCTATAGGAGTAAGATCTTCTGAATATGTAACACAATTAAACAGTACAAGAGAATTAAGAAAGTTATTATCTATTGAAAAGGGGCCACCAATACAGGAAGTAATAAATTCAGGAGTAGTCCCATACATAGTAgagtttttaaaatatgatgATAAAACAGATTTGCAATTTGAAGCAGCATGGGTATTAACAAATATTGCTTCGGGGTCTCAAGAACAAACAAAAGTAGTAATTGATAATAATGCAGTACCTTATCTTGTCCGATTATTAAATAGTGAAAAGGAAGACGTTTGTGAACAAGCAGTTTGGGCATTAGGAAATATTGCAGGAGATTCAGCTGAATGTAGAGAATATGTTTTAAACCAAAATTCACTaccattattattaaaaattttaagaacTAGTCATAAAAGAACTTTAATAAGAAATGCTGCGTGGACTTTATCAAATTTATGTAGAGGTAAGCCTGCACCAAATTTTGAAATTGTCTCAAAAGCTTTACCAACTTTAGCTGctttaatttataatgatGATGAAGAAATATTAACCGATGCTTGCTGGACTCTTTCTTATTTGTCAGATGgatcaaatgaaaatattaatgcaGTTTTAGATGCAGGTGTAGCAGAAAGAGTAGTAGAATTGCTAAGTCACTGCTCCTTTTTAGTCCAAACACCTGCATTGAGAACAGTCGGAAATATTGTTACAGGAGATGATTTGCAAACTGACGTAGTTGTTAAATTAGGTGCAGTTCAGAAATTATCATGTTTACTTAATTCATCAAAAAAAAGTATCAAAAAAGAGGCTTGTTGGGCATTATCGAATATTACTGCTGGAAATATTTCTCAAATTCAAGCAGTTATTGATAATAATGTTATTCCACAgcttattaatattttaatgaaagaAGATTTTGAAGTCAGAAAAGAAGCTGCATGGGCTATTTCCAACGCTTCTTCAGGTGGATCGGAATCACAAATAGAATATCTTGTTGAATGTGGTGCTATACACTCGTTATCTAACTTATTAGATGTAGAAGATGCTAACATTATTTCTGTAACATTAGAAGGTTTAGAAAATATCTTAGAAATgggagaaaataaaaaattaagagaTAATTTACCTGCCAATCCATATGTACACTTATTTGAAGAATGTGACAGTGTTCATAAAATTGATGCTTTACAGGATAGAAAAGTTGACAATATTTGTAATAAAGCTtggaaaatattatataaatattttccttttgTTATTAATAATGAGTTAAATAACGCTCCATTACCTTTAAACAACGTCTTCACTAACAGTGATGATGCTGTTTTGAACAAAGATTTTACATTtgattaaacaaaaaaaaaataaattataatatgtACCATTTATACTGTTTACacaaaataatataacatatatatattaaaattgtacttatatataaaataatatacacATTGTGAAATTGAACTTATAATAAAGtataaaagaaaacaaaacttctaaaatattaacaaattcttatatatatatagttcttttttttttaaattcttttgaatatatatattcgtagCAACAtaataatatgtatatatataaacgtattaatatttttattatttatttttttttatatataattttaaaaaattttatttattacaatttataatttaataattgaAATTCTAAAagaaacatatataaatttaataagaCATTATTTATTACCTATAtagtaataaatataattataaaaaaatctaTACAActaaataatatgaaaactatctatatatatatatatattcattttgaTTAGGTGgctaattatttttttccttttttttatttttatcttaatttttttttctttttttttattatgccATCAGATAGTAACTTTACATTTTTGTCaactttaaattattatttttataagacttttttttattcttaaataaatactcaattttttattaagaacaaattttaatactataagaaaaaaaaaatttacttatttttcttttcctttaatatatatattgaattatattttacgatattttatatctttCTATTTCATTACCACTcgtaacttaaaaaaaaatattaaaaaatggagataaaaagaagaaaaaaaaaataacaagtttttattacaaagttttatataatattattaatattataaatagtGAACAATAATTGGCAATATCAGTTGAagtataaaacaaaaattgctaagcttataaaaaaaaaatgtttcttttttgaaaaatgCTTCCTATAACTTTCTTTTTCTCAGAGACAatatctttataatttttttttttttgttgcaTAGTTAATTTGCTTAttgttcttttatttttaagaaagctttcattaaaaaatattataattattttaatttattatcttcatggcatataaacataaaattaagttatttaatttagcaaacattttctctttttttttaaatactcGATAAAATTAtgtgtaaaaaaatttttaatttgaaaGTATTTGtcttatttttcaaaataatgtATCGTAATTTTTATGagaagttttatttttatttgatatatagatactaattaaaaacataagcttgatctttttcttcatttttttaaagtaaaaaattgcatttttaaatataaataagttAAACATAG
The sequence above is drawn from the Plasmodium relictum strain SGS1 genome assembly, chromosome: 14 genome and encodes:
- a CDS encoding karyopherin alpha, putative, with product MDRRIEARRKEFKKNCDDTRRKREDLVVQIRKQQRECQLESKRAMIMANTGFEDNSYNLNYLKTNQDDSTNESICNTSSNNSSNTLEMLKKIPTLAIGVRSSEYVTQLNSTRELRKLLSIEKGPPIQEVINSGVVPYIVEFLKYDDKTDLQFEAAWVLTNIASGSQEQTKVVIDNNAVPYLVRLLNSEKEDVCEQAVWALGNIAGDSAECREYVLNQNSLPLLLKILRTSHKRTLIRNAAWTLSNLCRGKPAPNFEIVSKALPTLAALIYNDDEEILTDACWTLSYLSDGSNENINAVLDAGVAERVVELLSHCSFLVQTPALRTVGNIVTGDDLQTDVVVKLGAVQKLSCLLNSSKKSIKKEACWALSNITAGNISQIQAVIDNNVIPQLINILMKEDFEVRKEAAWAISNASSGGSESQIEYLVECGAIHSLSNLLDVEDANIISVTLEGLENILEMGENKKLRDNLPANPYVHLFEECDSVHKIDALQDRKVDNICNKAWKILYKYFPFVINNELNNAPLPLNNVFTNSDDAVLNKDFTFD